The stretch of DNA GCGGACCACCTGGCGGAGCTGCGCAAGATCGGCTTCACCGGGGTGATCACGGTTCCGCTCTCCACCCGCAGCCACACGCTGGGCACGCTCACCCTGATCGCCAGCGACTCCGGCCGGCGCTTCACCCCCGACGACCTGTCCATCGCCAAGGACCTGGGCCGCCGCGCGGGCGCCGCGCTGGACAACGCCGACCTGCTGCTGCGGACGGAAGCCGCCGCCAGCCGCTCGCGCCGCATCCAGTCCTTTGCCGCCGCGCTCAACCAGGCGGCGGACATGCGCGCGGTGGCGGAGGTGTGCGTGCTGCACGGGATGGACGCCCTGCGGGCGGACGCGGGGTCGCTGGCGCTGCTTTCGGACGACAGGACGACGTTCCAGATCGTCCACTCCCTGGGCTATCCGGCGGAGGTGACGGACCGCTGGGTGCACTTTCCCGTCACCCCCGGCAAGCCGCTTTCCGACGCGGTGCTGGAAGGCACGCCGCGCATTCTGAGCAACCGTGACGCGGTGCACTGGTATCCGGGAATGCTTTCGGACCTGGCGGATGCCAGCACCGCCGCCATGGCCATCATTCCCGTGGTGTCCGGCGGGCGCGCGCTGGGCGGGCTCTCGTTCAGCTTTACGGCGGAGCAGGAGTTCGACGAGGCCGTACGCACGATGCTGCTCACCATGGGCGAGCAGGCCGCGCAGGCGCTGGAGCGGGCGCGGCTGCTGGAGGCGGAGCAGCGGCTGCGCGCCCGCGCCGAGGTGCTGGCCGACGCGGGCGAGGTGCTTTCCGCCTCGCTGGACCTGTCCGCCACGCTGGAGGCCATCGCCCGGCTGGTGGTGCCCGCCGTCGCGGACTGGTGCTTCGTGGAGCTGCTGGGGCCGGACGGCGAGGTGGAGCCGGTGGCCGTCCACCACGCCGATCCGGATCACGTCGCGTGGGCGCACGAGGTGATGGCGCGCTTTCCCATCGATCCGGACGCGCCGCACGGCACCGCGCAGGTGCTGCGCAGCGGCAGGCCGGAGCTCGTCACCGAAATGCCCGAGGAGCTGTTTCCCGCCGTCGCGCAGAGCCGGGAGCACCTGGAGGCGCTGCGGCAGACGGGCTTCCGCTCGCACCTGTCGCTGCCGCTGCTTACGCGCGACGGGGTGATCGGCGTGCTGTCGCTGGCGCAGGCGGAATCCGGGCGGCGCTTCGTGGCGGATGACGTGCCGTTCGGCGAGGACCTGGCGCGGCGGGCGGCGGGGGCCATCGACAACGCACGGCTGTACGACGCGGAGCGGCGGGCGCGCGCCGCGGCGGAGCAGGCCAACCAGGCCAAGAGCGACTTCCTGTCCGCCATGAGCCACGAACTGCGGACGCCGCTCAACGCCATCGGCGGGTACACGGAGCTGTTGGAGATGGAGATCCGCGGGCCGGTGACCGCGGAGCAGAGGGTGGACCTGGAGCGCATCCGTTCGGCGCAGCAGCACCTGCTGGGGTTGATCAGCGACCTGCTGAACTTTGCGCAGATCGAGGCGGGGCGCATCGAGTACCGCATCGGCCCGGTTCCCGTGCAGCCGCTGCTGGCGGAACTGGAGCCGCTGATCCGGCCGCAGATGGAAGCGCGGGGACTCGCCTACGTGCGCCCCGCCGGGGAGCCGGACGCGGTGGTGCGCGGCGACGCGGAGCGCATCCGGCAGATTCTGGTGAACCTGCTGGCCAACGCGGTCAAGTTCACGGACGCGGGATCGGTGACGCTGGCCACGCGCGCGGAGGAGGACCGCGTGCACATCGTCGTGGCGGACACCGGCCGCGGGATCGCGGCCGACAAGCTGCCGAGCATCTTCGACCCGTTCGTGCAGGTGGATCGAAAGCTGACGGCGGCCTCGCAGCAGGGGGTTGGGCTGGGGCTTTCCATCAGCCGCGAGCTGGCGCTGGCGATGGATGGCACGCTGACGGCGGAAAGCGCGCCGGGCGAGGGTTCCGTCTTTACCCTGACGCTCCCGCGGGTGATCGACTGACGCGGGCTCACGCGCGGCCCCCACCCCGGCCGGCACCACCGGCCCACCCTCCCCCAAAAAAGACTGGGGGAGGGTTGGGCGGGGCGGAGAGTTCGGTGCGGATCGGCGAGTGCCCGCGTGCCCAGGCTCCGTTGAGCAAATGAATCCGCCGCTCCAACAGCGGGAAGCCCCGACTCGTGGCCGCTGACGCGTCCACGATCGGGGCTTCAATTCAATTGCCCAAGGCCGGATGCCCGGTGTGAATTCTCCCTCTCCGTGCGTCTGTTTGCACGGGGAGGGCCGGGGAGGGGCCCGCGGCGCGTCGGACGCGAGCCGGAACCCGTCGCCCTGCGCCGAACGGCTCCCCCTCTCCCGCGGAGCGGGTGGAGGGGGCTGGGGGGAGGGGGCCCTCTCCGCATGCGCCTCGACTGAGCCGATCACGCTGAGTTGTCGTTCTCCCCCCTCCGTGCGGCCGGCCCTCGTTCGTTCATCCATTCAAACCGGACGATCAGCCCGTCGATCCGCCCATCACGGGGAGAATCGCGCCGGTGATGTAGCTGGAGCACACGGGCGACGCCAGAAACACGTACGCGGGCGCCAGTTCCTCCGGCTGCGCCGGCCGCTTCATCTCCGTGGACTGGCCGAAGCTGGCGATCTCATCCACCGGCGCGTCGGCCGGGTTCAGCGGCGTCCACACGGGGCCGGGCGCCACCACATTCACGCGGATTCCGCGCTCCGCCACGCTGCTGGCCAGCGACATGGCGAACGCGTGAATCGCGCCCTTGGTGGCCGAGTAGTCCAGCAGCGTTCCCTTGCCGAACAATCCCGTCTCCGACCCCGTGCACACGATGCTGTCGCCGCGCTTCAGGTGCGGAAGCGCCGCGCGTGCCATGTGGATGTATCCGTAGATGTTCGTCCGCATGGTCATGTCCAGGTGCGCGTCGCTCAGGTCCTCCAGCTTCTGCACGTGCTCCTGGAACGCCGCGTTGTTCACCAGCACGTTCAGCTTGCCGAACTCCTTTACGGTGTGCTCCACCGCCGCATCGCAGAACGCCGAGTCGCGCACGTCGCCGGGGATGAGGATGCAGCGGCGGCCTTCCTTTTCCACCGCGCGCTTCGTTTCCTCCGCGTCCTCGTGCTCGTTGAGGTACACGATGGCGACGTCCGCCCCCTCGCGCGCGAACAGCACCGCCACCGACCGCCCGATGCCGGAGTCCGCGCCGGTGATGAGCGCCACGCGGTCCTTGAGCTTTTCGGAGCCCTTGTAGTCCGGCGCGTCGTAGCGGGGGCGCAGTTCCATATCGGCCTCCAGCCCGGGCTTCTGCAGGTGCTGCTCGGGCATGTCGCCGTCCGGCTCCTTGCGCGCGCCCGCCTGCACGCCCTCCGGCGCGGACTCCTCGTCGTCGCTCTTCTTCTTGTTCTTCTTGTCGATGGCATCCACCTCGGCCTGAATGCGCAGCTGCTCCTGCGCCGTGGCCTCGGCGGCCGCCCGGTATTCCTTCAGTTGGTCTTCCGTCATCGCCGTCCGCTCCCGCTGTCTGGATAGGGTTTGTCCACCGGGCGCCGCCCCGGAGCAAGCCCCGCGCCGGACAGGCACGCCATCATCATCCAGCTTCGGTGGATGACCAGCGACACATTCCGCCCGTCTCGCGGTATCACCCCAACGACGCGCATCAGGTAGGGGTAAGGATGATGATCCGCCCCTGTTGCCGATGAGCATCGATCGACGGCAGATGGTCTGTGGAGGGGTAGATGACGATGACGATCCCCGGTAAGCATTACAGTAGCGCTGTGATGTTTTCCCCCTGCCCAGATGCCGGCGAACGGTGCCGAAGGTTGCCCGCGCGCTGAGGTCTCCCTTTCTCCCGCGGAGCGGGGGAGAGGGCCGGGGAGAGGGGGCCTCTCCGTCCGCGCCGAACCATCCGGAACACGGTGAGTCGCCGTTCTCCCCTCTCCGTGCGCAGTTGCACGGGGAGGGGCCGGGGGAGGGGCCTCACAGCCCGGCGACAATCGAGATTTTCCGCGGCAGAAGACTATGATTCACCCCATGGCCAACGACCGACACCCGCGGCTACAACCGTTTGTCCCGTTGAGAGATGCGGCGCCGGACCGGCCGCGGACGCCAACGCATCCGGCTCGCCGCGTGTCCACGCTTTGAACGCACCTCCACTCACCGGCCGCCGGCCGCGGAGTGAAGGTGCGGATGATTTTAGCAGACCGATCACCCGGCACGGCGGGACGCAGGCACCTGCGTCCCATTCCGCCTGCCCTGCACTGCCCCTGATGCCGATGGCCCGTTTCCGCACGCCCCGCAGCACCGGGGCCGCGTTCGTTCTTGCCCTGGCGCTCTCCGCGCCGCTGGGCGCGCAGGCGCGCGACACCCTGGACCTGCCGCTGAGCACC from Longimicrobium terrae encodes:
- a CDS encoding SDR family oxidoreductase; the encoded protein is MTEDQLKEYRAAAEATAQEQLRIQAEVDAIDKKNKKKSDDEESAPEGVQAGARKEPDGDMPEQHLQKPGLEADMELRPRYDAPDYKGSEKLKDRVALITGADSGIGRSVAVLFAREGADVAIVYLNEHEDAEETKRAVEKEGRRCILIPGDVRDSAFCDAAVEHTVKEFGKLNVLVNNAAFQEHVQKLEDLSDAHLDMTMRTNIYGYIHMARAALPHLKRGDSIVCTGSETGLFGKGTLLDYSATKGAIHAFAMSLASSVAERGIRVNVVAPGPVWTPLNPADAPVDEIASFGQSTEMKRPAQPEELAPAYVFLASPVCSSYITGAILPVMGGSTG
- a CDS encoding GAF domain-containing protein — its product is MTRVLPTDWDSSRAHSLIEQFPAVTAIYEGPDHVIAATSAAYRRMVGARELTGLPYREAFPELHRQGFTTLLDDVYRTGTPVTRTGMRAEWDDDGDGRDEVHYVDFTYQPLRQADGHVWAIAVHAVDVTRNVAAEAALRDSEARFRAMFEYAATGVALTGLDRYPVAINPALRRMLRYSLEELRESGFDGITHPEDAGVDREMYERLLAGGTESFRVEKRYRRKGGAEVWVDLTVSLIRDAAGAPAFTLGMVTDITERKRMEALAQEQALELEHQIDQAQTLNVELEATAEELLDATRAAEAARERVSFLAHASEVLARSLDFDGTMGRVADLAVERLADWCVVEVNHPDGRRRARVVAHRDPERLRWAEELDRRYPPDPEAPTGAAAVFRTGRAEMHDAISDGMLAGAARDADHLAELRKIGFTGVITVPLSTRSHTLGTLTLIASDSGRRFTPDDLSIAKDLGRRAGAALDNADLLLRTEAAASRSRRIQSFAAALNQAADMRAVAEVCVLHGMDALRADAGSLALLSDDRTTFQIVHSLGYPAEVTDRWVHFPVTPGKPLSDAVLEGTPRILSNRDAVHWYPGMLSDLADASTAAMAIIPVVSGGRALGGLSFSFTAEQEFDEAVRTMLLTMGEQAAQALERARLLEAEQRLRARAEVLADAGEVLSASLDLSATLEAIARLVVPAVADWCFVELLGPDGEVEPVAVHHADPDHVAWAHEVMARFPIDPDAPHGTAQVLRSGRPELVTEMPEELFPAVAQSREHLEALRQTGFRSHLSLPLLTRDGVIGVLSLAQAESGRRFVADDVPFGEDLARRAAGAIDNARLYDAERRARAAAEQANQAKSDFLSAMSHELRTPLNAIGGYTELLEMEIRGPVTAEQRVDLERIRSAQQHLLGLISDLLNFAQIEAGRIEYRIGPVPVQPLLAELEPLIRPQMEARGLAYVRPAGEPDAVVRGDAERIRQILVNLLANAVKFTDAGSVTLATRAEEDRVHIVVADTGRGIAADKLPSIFDPFVQVDRKLTAASQQGVGLGLSISRELALAMDGTLTAESAPGEGSVFTLTLPRVID